A region of Enoplosus armatus isolate fEnoArm2 chromosome 14, fEnoArm2.hap1, whole genome shotgun sequence DNA encodes the following proteins:
- the LOC139296225 gene encoding tensin-3-like isoform X2: MEEGYELDLTYITERIIAVSFPRGCSEEVYSHNLKDVTRMLKSKHADNYLIINLSEKRHDLTKMNPKTLDTGWPDMHAPPLDKICTICKAMESWLNADPLHVAVIHCRGGKGRIGVIISSFVHFTDISASADQALDRFAMRKYYDDKVSALMTPSQKRYVWILNSLLSGSMKINASPLFLHCIILHGIPNFDATGVCRPYIKVYQGMQAVYSSGIYHIGPGHRDRVCITLEPAQLLKGDIMIKCYNKSDVTSEREVIFRLQFHTGAVQGYNLMFEKEDMETANKDPRFPDYGKVELVFSEGPEKIPGADRWQNGADVIVDYNTADPLIRWDSYQNICDGEAPRSQGLTQDKAANKRSPAGGEATLGRGARTTSATSSPDHSDHALSVSSDSGLSSTSLWADRPAPVTSTTTTTTTIKPNQGPSQQEKVQLKRLLSGFGLEDPSLVEMNDQGPRVSIQQIVPAQVHINGDPRPRERETDILDDEVITGHDLHSVDSLGTLSSSCHKSSQNSLLSDGFGSPGGEEQQSQSQHHLHHPAPPPMEEYERTYVEARRGCLSPRSNSVASSNPSSASMPKQHVYRQGSYSTQSWVRQQQMVAAQQFIYMPEDGNDTERYPGNKQGSSSPKAGLPTEPQGPIRDMTTDALRSAAPHKEQTTINNNNNNKRDEEFKSLTLDIDNSIDQLNQLIMDLDPTFVPVSSHNSSMKRNGGTHVNGSVSKCSNGIDLRFNDNNAATLKNTQQTTVVQSSEGRVGVTRSLSRQGSDVTDHPGFCNSGWGGTEEYRGQRTYSPCVPQSQHHMLYRSDSADYRAQGPDMDSGVEAGSDMTPPTPAFPISPPTPYVKNMSELTHLRQTPSPSMQSYGGYRTDHEPRGYSEMISHVGVDSLPDSSINCHRTLSATHSASIVGTLQRTDSSSINQSWPEHPVLSRHSSLSSYSSARQPLQHAMSLDYGHHSPPLHHPHIHPAPNAHSSPRSSQQSCLALYALSRSPAQSFDEQDDSGLGYGTECPNSTSSLLRNGGMDRELLTSMDGQNQSQLPQMHPPLLPEKKRASDGEHSLGTASPALSGFSSPHSGSTLSIPFPNVLPDLSAQTPGTASPLPDVLASKQVTVKFVQDTSKFWYKPDISRDQAISVLKDKEPGCFIVRDSHSFRGAYGLAMKVATPPPSVLQQTKKGGDLSNELVRHFLIECTQKGVRLKGCPNEPYFGSLTALVCQHSITPLALPCKLIIPDRDPLEDVVETTSQSVTNSAAELLKQGAACNVWYLCSVEMESLTGVQAVQKATSMTLSSNPPPTSTVVHFKVSSQGITLTDNQRKLFFRRHYNVNTVIFCALDPQDRKWKKDGCPSAKIFGFVARKTGTSMDNVCHLFAEHDPEQPASAIVNFVSKVMIGSQKSK, translated from the exons ATGGAGGAGGGATATGAACTCGACCTGACGTACATCACAGAGCGCATCATCGCTGTGTCCTTCCCCCGCGGGTGCTCAGAGGAGGTCTACTCTCACAACCTGAAGGATGTCACACGAATGCTCAAGTCCAAGCATGCAGATAATTACCTG ATTATCAACCTGTCCGAGAAAAGACACGATCTCACTAAAATGAATCCCAAG ACCCTGGATACTGGCTGGCCGGACATGCATGCTCCACCTCTGGATAAGATCTGCACCATCTGTAAGGCCATGGAGAGCTGGCTCAATGCTGACCCTCTTCATGTGGCGGTCATACACTGCAGG GGCGGCAAGGGTCGAATCGGTGTCATCATTTCATCCTTTGTGCATTTCACCGACATATCAGCCAG TGCTGATCAGGCATTGGACCGCTTTGCGATGAGGAAATACTATGATGATAAGGTCTCAGCTCTGATGACACCTTCACAGAAACG GTATGTTTGGATCCTCAACAGTCTTCTAAGTGGATCTATGAAGATCAATGCCTCACCCTTGTTCCTGCACTGCATCATCCTTCACGGGATACCAAACTTCGACGCCACCGGAG TATGTCGTCCGTACATCAAGGTTTACCAGGGAATGCAAGCAGTGTATTCATCTGGAATCTA tcacATTGGTCCAGGCCACAGAGACCGAGTATGCATCACCCTGGAGCCGGCCCAGCTTCTAAAAGGAGACATCATG ATTAAATGCTATAACAAGAGTGACGTAACTTCCGAGCGTGAAGTTATTTTCCGGCTACAGTTCCACACGGGAGCAGTGCAGGGCTACAACCTGATGTTTGAAAAAGAGGACATGGAGACTGCTAACAAAG ATCCCAGATTTCCAGATTATGGTAAAGTGGAGCTGGTGTTCTCTGAGGGACCAGAGAAGATCCCAG GTGCCGACAGGTGGCAGAATGGGGCGGATGTTATTGTGGACTACAACACAGCAGATCCTCTAATCCGCTGGGACTCCTACCAGAACATCTGTGATGGTGAAG CGCCACGTTCTCAAGGCCTAACCCAGGACAAAGCAGCCAACAAGAGGAGCCCCGCCGGAGGAGAGGCCACGCTGGGCAGAGGGGCCCGCACGACCTCCGCCACCTCCAGCCCTGACCACAGCGACCACGCCCTCTCTGTCAGCAGCGACTCTGGCCTGTCTAGCACTTCTCTGTGGGCAGACAGACCCGCACCTgtcacctccaccaccaccaccaccaccaccatcaagCCTAACCAGGGCCCCAGCCAGCAGGAAAAGGTCCAGCTGAAGCGCCTTTTAAGTGGCTTTGGCCTTGAGGACCCCTCACTGGTAGAGATGAACGATCAAGGCCCCAGAGTGAGCATCCAGCAGATAGTCCCAGCGCAAGTGCACATCAACGGAGACCCCAGACCCCGAGAGAGGGAAACGGACATCCTGGATGATGAGGTCATTACAGGTCATGATCTGCACAGTGTGGACAGCTTAGGGACCTTGTCGTCCTCCTGCCACAAGAGCAGCCAGAACTCCCTGCTGTCAGATGGTTTTGGGAGtccaggaggagaggagcagcaaaGCCAAAGCcagcaccacctccaccaccctgCACCCCCTCCCATGGAGGAGTATGAGAGAACCTATGTTGAGGCTAGAAGGGGGTGCCTGAGCCCCAGGAGCAACTCTGTGGCCTCCTCTAATCCCAGCAGTGCCTCCATGCCCAAGCAGCATGTCTACAGACAGGGAAGCTACTCCACACAGTCCTGGGTTCGCCAGCAGCAGATGGTTGCTGCACAACAGTTTATCTACATGCCAGAGGATGGAAACGATACAGAGAGATACCCAGGGAACAAGCAAGGGAGCAGTTCACCCAAAGCAGGCCTACCCACTGAGCCACAGGGCCCTATTAGGGACATGACGACAGACGCTCTGAGAAGCGCAGCGCCACACAAGGAGCAGACAACcataaacaataacaacaacaacaaacgcGACGAGGAGTTCAAATCTCTAACGCTGGACATTGACAACTCCATCGACCAGCTCAACCAGCTGATCATGGACCTGGACCCCACATTTGTGCCGGTGTCGAGCCACAACAGCTCCATGAAGAGGAACGGCGGCACGCACGTGAACGGCTCAGTCTCCAAATGCTCAAACGGCATCGATCTCAGATTCAACGATAATAACGCAGCaaccctgaaaaacacacagcagacaacag TTGTCCAGTCCAGCGAGGGACGGGTGGGTGTCACGCGAAGTCTGAGTCGCCAAGGAAGTGATGTCACGGATCATCCAGGCTTCTGTAACTCAGGGTGGGGTGGGACAGAGGAGTACAGGGGCCAGCGGACGTACTCCCCCTGTGTGCCACAGTCCCAG CATCACATGCTGTACAGGAGTGACAGCGCTGACTACAGGGCCCAGGGCCCAGACATGGACAGTGGGGTTGAGGCTGGGAGTGACATGACTCCCCCCACTCCCGCCTTCCCCATCTCTCCGCCAACACCTTATG tgaaaaatatGTCGGAATTGACTCACCTCAGGCAAACACCATCTCCTAGCATGCAGTCTTATGGAGGCTACAGAACCGACCATG aaCCCCGGGGATATTCAGAGATGATCAGTCATGTTGGAGTTGACAGTTTACCAGACTCCTCCATCAACTGCCACAGGACGCTAAGTGCTACACACTCTGCCTCCATTGTTGGGACCCTTCAGCGGACAGACAG TTCATCCATCAACCAGTCCTGGCCAGAGCATCCTGTCCTGAGCCGCCACTCCTCTCTGAGTAGCTACTCCTCTGCCAGACAACCACTGCAGCACGCCATGTCACTGGACTACGGCCACCACTCTCCTCCCCTGCACCACCCCCACATCCACCCTGCCCCCAACGCCCACAGCTCTCCTAGAAGCAGCCAGCAAAGCTGTTTGGCCCTCTACGCTCTCAGCCGCAGTCCCGCTCAAAGCTTTGATGAGCAGGATGACTCGGGTCTCGGCTATGGCACGGAATGTCCAAACTCtacctcctctctgctgagaAATGGAGGCATGGACAGGGAACTTTTGACCTCCATGGATGGGCAGAACCAGTCACAGTTGCCTCAGATGCATCCCCCACTTCTGCCTGAGAAGAAGAGGGCATCAGATGGGGAGCATTCGCTGGGAACAGCGTCTCCAGCGCTCAGTGGGTTCTCAAGTCCTCACAGTGGGAGCACCCTGAGTATTCCCTTCCCTAACGTTTTGCCTGACCTCTCAGCTCAGACGCCGGGTACAGCCTCACCTCTTCCAG atgTACTAGCCAGCAAACAGGTTACAGTAAAATTTGTGCAGGACACATCAAAATTCTGGTACAAGCCAGATATCTCAAGGGATCAAG CCATTTCAGTCTTAAAGGACAAGGAGCCTGGCTGCTTCATCGTGCGGGACAGCCATTCCTTCAGAGGGGCCTATGGCCTGGCAATGAAGGTggccacccccccaccctcagtTCTCCAACAGACCAAGAAAG GAGGCGATCTATCCAATGAGTTAGTGCGCCACTTCCTGATTGAGTGTACACAGAAAGGAGTGCGGTTGAAGGGTTGCCCCAATGAGCCCTATTTTG GCAGTTTAACTGCGCTGGTCTGTCAACATTCAATCACTCCCTTGGCCCTGCCCTGCAAACTCATCATACCTGACAGAG ATCCTCTTGAAGATGTTGTGGAGACTACCTCACAATCAGTCACCAActctgctgctgagctgctaAAACAGGGCGCAG cctGTAATGTGTGGTACCTCTGCTCCGTGGAGATGGAGTCACTAACAGGCGTCCAGGCAGTGCAGAAAGCCACCAGTATGACTCTGAGCTCCAACCCTCCACCAACCTCCACTGTGGTCCACTTCAAGGTGTCCTCACAGGGAATCACCCTCACGGACAACCAGAGGAA GCTCTTCTTCAGGAGGCATTACAATGTCAACACGGTCATATTTTGTGCGTTGGACCCTCAAGATAGAAA GTGGAAAAAAGATGGCTGTCCTTCAGCAAA GATCTTTGGCTTTGTGGCGAGGAAAACTGGCACTTCCATGGACAATGTATGTCACCTGTTTGCAGAGCATGACCCTGAGCAGCCAGCGAGTGCCATTGTGAACTTTGTTTCCAAGGTGATGATTGGCTCGCAGAAGAGTAAGTAG
- the LOC139296225 gene encoding tensin-3-like isoform X1 encodes MEEGYELDLTYITERIIAVSFPRGCSEEVYSHNLKDVTRMLKSKHADNYLIINLSEKRHDLTKMNPKTLDTGWPDMHAPPLDKICTICKAMESWLNADPLHVAVIHCRGGKGRIGVIISSFVHFTDISASADQALDRFAMRKYYDDKVSALMTPSQKRYVWILNSLLSGSMKINASPLFLHCIILHGIPNFDATGVCRPYIKVYQGMQAVYSSGIYHIGPGHRDRVCITLEPAQLLKGDIMIKCYNKSDVTSEREVIFRLQFHTGAVQGYNLMFEKEDMETANKDPRFPDYGKVELVFSEGPEKIPGADRWQNGADVIVDYNTADPLIRWDSYQNICDGEAPRSQGLTQDKAANKRSPAGGEATLGRGARTTSATSSPDHSDHALSVSSDSGLSSTSLWADRPAPVTSTTTTTTTIKPNQGPSQQEKVQLKRLLSGFGLEDPSLVEMNDQGPRVSIQQIVPAQVHINGDPRPRERETDILDDEVITGHDLHSVDSLGTLSSSCHKSSQNSLLSDGFGSPGGEEQQSQSQHHLHHPAPPPMEEYERTYVEARRGCLSPRSNSVASSNPSSASMPKQHVYRQGSYSTQSWVRQQQMVAAQQFIYMPEDGNDTERYPGNKQGSSSPKAGLPTEPQGPIRDMTTDALRSAAPHKEQTTINNNNNNKRDEEFKSLTLDIDNSIDQLNQLIMDLDPTFVPVSSHNSSMKRNGGTHVNGSVSKCSNGIDLRFNDNNAATLKNTQQTTVVQSSEGRVGVTRSLSRQGSDVTDHPGFCNSGWGGTEEYRGQRTYSPCVPQSQHHMLYRSDSADYRAQGPDMDSGVEAGSDMTPPTPAFPISPPTPYVKNMSELTHLRQTPSPSMQSYGGYRTDHEPRGYSEMISHVGVDSLPDSSINCHRTLSATHSASIVGTLQRTDRYSSSINQSWPEHPVLSRHSSLSSYSSARQPLQHAMSLDYGHHSPPLHHPHIHPAPNAHSSPRSSQQSCLALYALSRSPAQSFDEQDDSGLGYGTECPNSTSSLLRNGGMDRELLTSMDGQNQSQLPQMHPPLLPEKKRASDGEHSLGTASPALSGFSSPHSGSTLSIPFPNVLPDLSAQTPGTASPLPDVLASKQVTVKFVQDTSKFWYKPDISRDQAISVLKDKEPGCFIVRDSHSFRGAYGLAMKVATPPPSVLQQTKKGGDLSNELVRHFLIECTQKGVRLKGCPNEPYFGSLTALVCQHSITPLALPCKLIIPDRDPLEDVVETTSQSVTNSAAELLKQGAACNVWYLCSVEMESLTGVQAVQKATSMTLSSNPPPTSTVVHFKVSSQGITLTDNQRKLFFRRHYNVNTVIFCALDPQDRKWKKDGCPSAKIFGFVARKTGTSMDNVCHLFAEHDPEQPASAIVNFVSKVMIGSQKSK; translated from the exons ATGGAGGAGGGATATGAACTCGACCTGACGTACATCACAGAGCGCATCATCGCTGTGTCCTTCCCCCGCGGGTGCTCAGAGGAGGTCTACTCTCACAACCTGAAGGATGTCACACGAATGCTCAAGTCCAAGCATGCAGATAATTACCTG ATTATCAACCTGTCCGAGAAAAGACACGATCTCACTAAAATGAATCCCAAG ACCCTGGATACTGGCTGGCCGGACATGCATGCTCCACCTCTGGATAAGATCTGCACCATCTGTAAGGCCATGGAGAGCTGGCTCAATGCTGACCCTCTTCATGTGGCGGTCATACACTGCAGG GGCGGCAAGGGTCGAATCGGTGTCATCATTTCATCCTTTGTGCATTTCACCGACATATCAGCCAG TGCTGATCAGGCATTGGACCGCTTTGCGATGAGGAAATACTATGATGATAAGGTCTCAGCTCTGATGACACCTTCACAGAAACG GTATGTTTGGATCCTCAACAGTCTTCTAAGTGGATCTATGAAGATCAATGCCTCACCCTTGTTCCTGCACTGCATCATCCTTCACGGGATACCAAACTTCGACGCCACCGGAG TATGTCGTCCGTACATCAAGGTTTACCAGGGAATGCAAGCAGTGTATTCATCTGGAATCTA tcacATTGGTCCAGGCCACAGAGACCGAGTATGCATCACCCTGGAGCCGGCCCAGCTTCTAAAAGGAGACATCATG ATTAAATGCTATAACAAGAGTGACGTAACTTCCGAGCGTGAAGTTATTTTCCGGCTACAGTTCCACACGGGAGCAGTGCAGGGCTACAACCTGATGTTTGAAAAAGAGGACATGGAGACTGCTAACAAAG ATCCCAGATTTCCAGATTATGGTAAAGTGGAGCTGGTGTTCTCTGAGGGACCAGAGAAGATCCCAG GTGCCGACAGGTGGCAGAATGGGGCGGATGTTATTGTGGACTACAACACAGCAGATCCTCTAATCCGCTGGGACTCCTACCAGAACATCTGTGATGGTGAAG CGCCACGTTCTCAAGGCCTAACCCAGGACAAAGCAGCCAACAAGAGGAGCCCCGCCGGAGGAGAGGCCACGCTGGGCAGAGGGGCCCGCACGACCTCCGCCACCTCCAGCCCTGACCACAGCGACCACGCCCTCTCTGTCAGCAGCGACTCTGGCCTGTCTAGCACTTCTCTGTGGGCAGACAGACCCGCACCTgtcacctccaccaccaccaccaccaccaccatcaagCCTAACCAGGGCCCCAGCCAGCAGGAAAAGGTCCAGCTGAAGCGCCTTTTAAGTGGCTTTGGCCTTGAGGACCCCTCACTGGTAGAGATGAACGATCAAGGCCCCAGAGTGAGCATCCAGCAGATAGTCCCAGCGCAAGTGCACATCAACGGAGACCCCAGACCCCGAGAGAGGGAAACGGACATCCTGGATGATGAGGTCATTACAGGTCATGATCTGCACAGTGTGGACAGCTTAGGGACCTTGTCGTCCTCCTGCCACAAGAGCAGCCAGAACTCCCTGCTGTCAGATGGTTTTGGGAGtccaggaggagaggagcagcaaaGCCAAAGCcagcaccacctccaccaccctgCACCCCCTCCCATGGAGGAGTATGAGAGAACCTATGTTGAGGCTAGAAGGGGGTGCCTGAGCCCCAGGAGCAACTCTGTGGCCTCCTCTAATCCCAGCAGTGCCTCCATGCCCAAGCAGCATGTCTACAGACAGGGAAGCTACTCCACACAGTCCTGGGTTCGCCAGCAGCAGATGGTTGCTGCACAACAGTTTATCTACATGCCAGAGGATGGAAACGATACAGAGAGATACCCAGGGAACAAGCAAGGGAGCAGTTCACCCAAAGCAGGCCTACCCACTGAGCCACAGGGCCCTATTAGGGACATGACGACAGACGCTCTGAGAAGCGCAGCGCCACACAAGGAGCAGACAACcataaacaataacaacaacaacaaacgcGACGAGGAGTTCAAATCTCTAACGCTGGACATTGACAACTCCATCGACCAGCTCAACCAGCTGATCATGGACCTGGACCCCACATTTGTGCCGGTGTCGAGCCACAACAGCTCCATGAAGAGGAACGGCGGCACGCACGTGAACGGCTCAGTCTCCAAATGCTCAAACGGCATCGATCTCAGATTCAACGATAATAACGCAGCaaccctgaaaaacacacagcagacaacag TTGTCCAGTCCAGCGAGGGACGGGTGGGTGTCACGCGAAGTCTGAGTCGCCAAGGAAGTGATGTCACGGATCATCCAGGCTTCTGTAACTCAGGGTGGGGTGGGACAGAGGAGTACAGGGGCCAGCGGACGTACTCCCCCTGTGTGCCACAGTCCCAG CATCACATGCTGTACAGGAGTGACAGCGCTGACTACAGGGCCCAGGGCCCAGACATGGACAGTGGGGTTGAGGCTGGGAGTGACATGACTCCCCCCACTCCCGCCTTCCCCATCTCTCCGCCAACACCTTATG tgaaaaatatGTCGGAATTGACTCACCTCAGGCAAACACCATCTCCTAGCATGCAGTCTTATGGAGGCTACAGAACCGACCATG aaCCCCGGGGATATTCAGAGATGATCAGTCATGTTGGAGTTGACAGTTTACCAGACTCCTCCATCAACTGCCACAGGACGCTAAGTGCTACACACTCTGCCTCCATTGTTGGGACCCTTCAGCGGACAGACAGGTACAG TTCATCCATCAACCAGTCCTGGCCAGAGCATCCTGTCCTGAGCCGCCACTCCTCTCTGAGTAGCTACTCCTCTGCCAGACAACCACTGCAGCACGCCATGTCACTGGACTACGGCCACCACTCTCCTCCCCTGCACCACCCCCACATCCACCCTGCCCCCAACGCCCACAGCTCTCCTAGAAGCAGCCAGCAAAGCTGTTTGGCCCTCTACGCTCTCAGCCGCAGTCCCGCTCAAAGCTTTGATGAGCAGGATGACTCGGGTCTCGGCTATGGCACGGAATGTCCAAACTCtacctcctctctgctgagaAATGGAGGCATGGACAGGGAACTTTTGACCTCCATGGATGGGCAGAACCAGTCACAGTTGCCTCAGATGCATCCCCCACTTCTGCCTGAGAAGAAGAGGGCATCAGATGGGGAGCATTCGCTGGGAACAGCGTCTCCAGCGCTCAGTGGGTTCTCAAGTCCTCACAGTGGGAGCACCCTGAGTATTCCCTTCCCTAACGTTTTGCCTGACCTCTCAGCTCAGACGCCGGGTACAGCCTCACCTCTTCCAG atgTACTAGCCAGCAAACAGGTTACAGTAAAATTTGTGCAGGACACATCAAAATTCTGGTACAAGCCAGATATCTCAAGGGATCAAG CCATTTCAGTCTTAAAGGACAAGGAGCCTGGCTGCTTCATCGTGCGGGACAGCCATTCCTTCAGAGGGGCCTATGGCCTGGCAATGAAGGTggccacccccccaccctcagtTCTCCAACAGACCAAGAAAG GAGGCGATCTATCCAATGAGTTAGTGCGCCACTTCCTGATTGAGTGTACACAGAAAGGAGTGCGGTTGAAGGGTTGCCCCAATGAGCCCTATTTTG GCAGTTTAACTGCGCTGGTCTGTCAACATTCAATCACTCCCTTGGCCCTGCCCTGCAAACTCATCATACCTGACAGAG ATCCTCTTGAAGATGTTGTGGAGACTACCTCACAATCAGTCACCAActctgctgctgagctgctaAAACAGGGCGCAG cctGTAATGTGTGGTACCTCTGCTCCGTGGAGATGGAGTCACTAACAGGCGTCCAGGCAGTGCAGAAAGCCACCAGTATGACTCTGAGCTCCAACCCTCCACCAACCTCCACTGTGGTCCACTTCAAGGTGTCCTCACAGGGAATCACCCTCACGGACAACCAGAGGAA GCTCTTCTTCAGGAGGCATTACAATGTCAACACGGTCATATTTTGTGCGTTGGACCCTCAAGATAGAAA GTGGAAAAAAGATGGCTGTCCTTCAGCAAA GATCTTTGGCTTTGTGGCGAGGAAAACTGGCACTTCCATGGACAATGTATGTCACCTGTTTGCAGAGCATGACCCTGAGCAGCCAGCGAGTGCCATTGTGAACTTTGTTTCCAAGGTGATGATTGGCTCGCAGAAGAGTAAGTAG